A DNA window from Rhodopirellula islandica contains the following coding sequences:
- a CDS encoding gamma carbonic anhydrase family protein: MSTNDSDSQSSPQQSAAGPADRTRRQAIVTSEADRSLIDPSAFIAPNATVLGEVYIAEDVSIWFGAVMRGDTEKIVIGRQSNVQDQCVLHCDPGMPCVIGERVTVGHSAVVHGATVEDDALIGIGAIVLNGATIGKGAIVAAGALVTEGTVIPPGMLAVGTPAKPIKEVSESLLERSREGAQHYVRLGRLYREEMTGTNVTSRKVD, encoded by the coding sequence ATGTCAACGAATGATTCGGATTCTCAATCCTCTCCCCAACAGTCCGCCGCGGGCCCAGCGGATCGAACGCGGCGACAAGCGATCGTCACCAGTGAAGCGGATCGGAGTTTGATCGATCCGTCGGCATTCATCGCCCCCAACGCGACTGTTTTGGGGGAAGTGTACATCGCCGAGGACGTCAGCATTTGGTTTGGCGCTGTGATGCGTGGCGATACGGAAAAAATTGTGATTGGTCGACAGAGCAATGTCCAAGACCAATGCGTGCTGCATTGCGATCCTGGGATGCCGTGTGTGATTGGCGAACGCGTTACGGTGGGGCATTCGGCTGTCGTGCACGGTGCCACCGTCGAAGACGATGCCTTGATAGGGATTGGTGCGATTGTTCTCAATGGCGCCACGATTGGCAAAGGGGCCATTGTCGCCGCAGGCGCACTGGTGACCGAGGGCACGGTCATCCCGCCGGGGATGTTGGCCGTGGGCACCCCCGCGAAACCGATCAAAGAAGTGAGCGAATCGCTTCTGGAACGTTCCCGGGAAGGGGCTCAGCACTATGTCAGGTTGGGCCGGCTCTATCGCGAGGAGATGACCGGCACAAACGTCACCTCCCGCAAGGTCGATTGA
- the yidD gene encoding membrane protein insertion efficiency factor YidD, whose protein sequence is MVNRLQEEQENLERVEPDPAEAAPESPPPIPRGVLSRLAISTFVLSIRWYQVVISPMMGPSCRFTPTCSAYAIESIQKHGPIRGTWRAIRRIGRCHPWNPGGYDPP, encoded by the coding sequence ATGGTAAATCGGTTGCAGGAAGAGCAAGAAAACCTCGAACGAGTAGAACCTGACCCGGCGGAGGCTGCGCCGGAGTCACCACCGCCAATCCCGCGAGGCGTGTTGTCACGATTGGCGATCTCAACATTCGTGCTGAGCATCCGATGGTACCAAGTCGTGATCAGTCCGATGATGGGCCCCAGTTGCCGGTTCACTCCGACCTGCAGTGCCTACGCCATCGAATCCATTCAAAAACACGGGCCGATTCGTGGCACCTGGCGAGCGATCCGGCGCATCGGCCGCTGCCACCCTTGGAACCCAGGTGGCTACGACCCGCCGTGA
- a CDS encoding putative molybdenum carrier protein yields MPNSASQTTDAFVPHWIISGGQTGVDRGALDAAIALDLPHGGWCPAGRIAEDGRIPDRYLLQEHASRHYPDRTEQNVIDTDATLILYRDKISGGTALTKRICKRESRPCLAADLASPKTAAQRIRTWLDKTRPTNLNVAGPRESNSPGIGEQTRQMLTHIFRGGGGDIQSSLF; encoded by the coding sequence ATGCCGAACTCCGCCTCGCAAACGACCGACGCTTTTGTGCCCCACTGGATCATTTCCGGCGGACAAACCGGAGTCGACCGTGGTGCCTTGGACGCGGCCATTGCACTTGATTTGCCACACGGCGGATGGTGCCCGGCAGGTCGCATCGCGGAAGACGGACGTATCCCGGATCGTTATTTGTTGCAGGAACACGCCTCGCGACATTACCCCGATCGGACGGAACAGAATGTCATCGACACGGACGCGACCCTGATTTTATATCGCGACAAAATCTCCGGTGGGACGGCGCTGACGAAACGAATTTGCAAACGGGAATCGCGTCCCTGTTTGGCCGCTGATTTGGCGTCGCCCAAAACGGCCGCCCAGCGAATTCGAACCTGGCTCGACAAGACGCGTCCGACCAACCTCAACGTGGCTGGTCCACGCGAAAGCAACTCCCCGGGAATTGGCGAACAAACCCGGCAGATGCTCACTCATATTTTTCGCGGCGGAGGCGGCGACATTCAGTCGTCGCTGTTCTGA